In Oryza glaberrima chromosome 8, OglaRS2, whole genome shotgun sequence, the following are encoded in one genomic region:
- the LOC127782290 gene encoding uncharacterized protein LOC127782290, whose amino-acid sequence MHSQTPAKPKASPVRSRPQLPASAAAAAAAAVEPPLQLQQLHTTPPPPPPPLMPAGGEVTGGSKAAKKRGMQKLLKSAFKRGDHHAPAGASSGGGEQSGDDEAAAAAAQDLSRSSSSSTGGSSGRKGRKGDSSVEGDLSSRDSLELHESKNVKGAAAALRNAKLSHSYEAFPWERKMRDLLQVAGASGFLSLLLLPRATDETQTKFHSLEDTLARAESWLMSSQMSGVPIVPMNVQTEALLTKICGDVASSTVNMNSLGDLANMATVSLYGFEDYHGVDIGVVRAIRLWYAPFAGEMALEIKLQPGDTRLGFAISRTEEGFIYVSSVAEESTPGVASTRSGLLELYRRARRASKLLVVSRVGDDKVLPWATSTAGDIRCFDTVSLSQRLSLHRHALRPVTLHFLMWERLPPAAVIRGAAAARPTVQMIVQGDEEGGGDAADESTDEVAFDGDGPEIVLSGKDDSDDRSFRFQNIGLPDSWL is encoded by the exons ATGCATTCCCAGACGCCGGCGAAGCCCAAGGCCAGCCCTGTCCGTAGCCGCCCGCAGCTgcctgcttctgctgctgctgcggcggcggcggcggtggagcctccgttgcagctgcagcagctccACACAacccctcctccaccgccgccgccgctgatgcCGGCGGGTGGAGAAGTGACCGGCGGTAGCAAGGCGGCCAAGAAGCGGGGCATGCAGAAGCTGCTCAAGTCGGCGTTCAAGCGCGGCGACCACCACGCGCCGGCGGGCGCTTCCTCTGGGGGTGGTGAGCaatccggcgacgacgaggcggcggcggccgcagcgcaGGACCTcagccggtcgtcgtcgtcgtccaccggcgggagcagcgggagGAAGGGGCGCAAGGGCGACAGCTCCGTCGAAGGCGACCTTTCTAGTCGTGACAGCCTAGAGCTACATG AGTCCAAGAATGTCAAGGGGGCAGCCGCAGCGCTGCGAAACGCCAAGCTCAGCCACTCCTACGAGGCATTCCCATGGGAGAGGAAGATGAGGGATCTTCTGCAGGTGGCCGGCGCCAGCGGCTTCCTGTCCCTGCTGCTTCTGCCTCGGGCGACCGACGAGACCCAGACCAAGTTCCACTCCCTGGAGGACACACTGGCCAGGGCTGAGTCCTGGCTCATGTCCTCCCAGATGTCAGGTGTCCCAATTGTCCCCATGAATGTGCAGACAGAAGCACTTCTCACCAAG ATATGTGGGGACGTGGCATCGTCGACGGTGAACATGAACTCCCTAGGTGACCTTGCAAACATGGCGACGGTGAGCCTCTACGGGTTTGAGGACTACCATGGCGTCGACATTGGCGTCGTCAGGGCGATCCGGCTATGGTATGCTCCTTTTGCAGGGGAGATGGCACTGGAGATCAAACTGCAACCGGGCGACACCAGGCTGGGTTTTGCCATCAGCCGCACTGAAGAG GGGTTCATCTACGTGTcgtcggtggcggaggagaGCACGCCGGGGGTGGCGTCGACGCGGTCGGGGCTTCTGGAGCTGtaccggcgcgcgcggcgggcgtcGAAGCTCCTCGTCGTCTCCCGCGTCGGCGACGACAAGGTGCTCCCCTgggccacctccaccgccggcgacatCCGCTGCTTCGACACCGTCTCGCTCAGCCAGCGGCTGTCGCTGCACCGCCACGCGCTCCGCCCCGTCACCCTCCACTTCCTCATGTGGGAgcgcctcccgcccgccgccgtcatcaggggcgccgccgccgccaggccgACCGTGCAGATGATCGTGCAGGGcgacgaggagggaggaggggacgcGGCCGACGAGTCCACCGACGAGGTCGCCTTCGACGGCGACGGGCCGGAGATCGTGCTCAGCGGCAAGGACGACTCCGACGACCGCTCATTCAGGTTCCAGAACATCGGCCTCCCGGATAGCTGGCTGTGA